A window of the Gossypium hirsutum isolate 1008001.06 chromosome A03, Gossypium_hirsutum_v2.1, whole genome shotgun sequence genome harbors these coding sequences:
- the LOC107887695 gene encoding uncharacterized protein, which translates to MDLMNRMFHSYLDQFVVIVTDDILVYSRSEEDHDAYLRIVLQVLKDKQLYAKLKYHSNNMNVVAEALSRKSMMELRVMFVHLGLASDCGLLAELQEDLCVPHDVDLRQAILIEVYSSPYTVHLGSGKMYHDLREIYWWPVGNDHHGLCLRFASNPNEEGISVGNSRLVFKECTFLGMRTSYSLQKLAELYIAKVVRLHGVLVSIILDRDPHFTFRFSKSLQEALD; encoded by the exons atggatttaatgaatcgtatGTTTCATTCgtacttggatcagtttgtggttaTTGTCACAGACGACATTCTGGTGTATTCTCGTTCAGAAGAGGATCACGATGCATATTTAAGGATTGTTTTGCAGGTTTTGaaggataagcagttgtatgcaaagttga AGTATCATTCCAACAATATGAATGTTGTTGCTGaagctttgagtagaaagtcgatGATGGAATTGCGAGTTATGTTTGTGCACTTGGGTTTAGCCAGTGATTGTGGTTTGTTAGCTGAACTTCAA GAAGATTTGTGTGTGCCACATGATGTGGATTTGAGACAGGCGATCCTTATCGAGGTATATAGTAGCCCTTACACTGTGCATCTCGGCAGTGGTAAAATGTATCACGATCTTCGAGagatttattggtggcctg tgggaaatgATCACCATGGACTTTGTCTCCGATTTGCCTCTAACCCCAACGAAGAAGGAATTAGTGTGGGTAATAGTCGATTGGTTTTCAAAGAGTGCACATTTCTTGGCATGCGTACTAGTTATTCTTTGCAAAAGTTGGCAGAGTTGTATATTGCTAAAGTTGTACGTCTTCATGGGGTTctagtttctattattttggatagggaTCCGCATTTTACTTTTAGGTTTTCAAAAAGTTTACAAGAGGCTTTAGATTGA